A region of Carassius auratus strain Wakin chromosome 23, ASM336829v1, whole genome shotgun sequence DNA encodes the following proteins:
- the LOC113041632 gene encoding protein CYR61-like yields the protein MFAWAVIVFFTAHFNVVFSSCPATCSCPSELPKCAPGVSLVSDGCGCCKVCARQLNEDCSKTEPCDHTKGLECNFGAIHGATRGICRAKSEGRPCEYNSRIYQNGESFQPNCKHQCTCIDGAVGCIPLCPQELSLPTLGCANPRLVKVPGQCCEEWVCDDGKTKESIDKLFGNDPTIDDTESDLTKTNELISIVKAGLKSLPAFRSQPESRRFEKCIVQTTRWSQCSKTCGTGISTRITNDNSECKLVKETRICQIRPCSQSPYTSLKKGKKCNRTKKSMQPVKLSYAGCSSLKKYRPRYCGSCVDGRCCNPQQTRTISVKFRCEDGDTFNKNVMMIESCKCTYNCGNGNDATYPFYRLFNDIHKFRD from the exons ATGTTTGCTTGGGCTGTTATCGTCTTCTTTACTGCACACTTTAATGTG GTCTTCTCCAGCTGCCCAGCGACCTGCTCGTGCCCGTCAGAGCTTCCCAAATGCGCGCCTGGAGTCAGTCTGGTCTCAGACGGCTGCGGCTGCTGCAAAGTGTGTGCCAGACAGCTGAACGAAGACTGCAGCAAGACCGAGCCGTGCGACCACACCAAAGGGCTGGAGTGCAACTTCGGGGCCATCCATGGGGCCACCAGAGGCATCTGCCGAG CCAAATCCGAGGGCAGACCATGCGAGTACAACAGCAGGATCTACCAGAACGGAGAGAGCTTCCAGCCCAACTGCAAGCACCAGTGCACTTGCATCGATGGGGCAGTGGGCTGCATCCCGCTTTGCCCGCAAGAGCTCTCCCTGCCCACATTGGGCTGCGCCAACCCCAGGCTGGTCAAAGTGCCAGGCCAGTGCTGTGAGGAATGGGTCTGCGATGATGGGAAGACTAAGGAATCCATTGACAAGCTGTTTGGCAACGACCCGACAATCGACGACACCGAGAGCGACCTCACCAAAACGAACGAGCTCATCTCCATCGTGAAGGCCGGACTCAAATCCTTGCCTG CATTCCGATCGCAGCCGGAATCCCGGCGGTTTGAGAAGTGCATCGTGCAGACCACACGCTGGTCTCAGTGCTCCAAGACCTGCGGCACTGGAATCTCCACCAGGATAACCAATGACAACAGCGAATGCAAGTTGGTTAAAGAGACCAGGATCTGCCAAATCCGTCCATGCAGCCAATCACCATACACCAGCCTCAAG aagggaaagaaatgcaaccGGACTAAGAAGTCCATGCAGCCGGTGAAGTTAAGCTACGCCGGATGCTCCAGCCTGAAGAAGTACCGCCCCAGATACTGCGGCTCCTGCGTGGACGGCCGCTGTTGCAACCCGCAGCAGACCCGCACCATCAGCGTCAAGTTCCGCTGCGAGGATGGCGACACCTTCAACAAGAACGTCATGATGATCGAGTCCTGCAAGTGCACCTACAACTGCGGCAATGGCAATGACGCCACCTACCCTTTCTACAGACTCTTCAACGACATCCACAAGTTCAGAGACTGA